In Montipora capricornis isolate CH-2021 chromosome 4, ASM3666992v2, whole genome shotgun sequence, a single genomic region encodes these proteins:
- the LOC138044647 gene encoding leukocyte tyrosine kinase receptor-like, producing MLVASADFFKSEKGKVTTNENSRKRIQRIYEKQNVRICPKGEKIGSSYREFRQIGGEIIELEFLWISGLLFLFTPVRLLQWSETATSRSSTFSITENHVLKGCVIQRQQSYDFLSCAHLCLTRSGCASVNYKNVRNGICELNRHGSSICVTNALIPQPGYLFGLLVNSLKMLPSQIVPELKYIFTPLGARGKTGPTSTAAYEGTSSESQVILDKGIQIWTVPVTGTYVIEASGASGANGTRVAYLLLWKLGGLGAKITGTFPLVRGTQLKVLVGQEGGTIAHLADRPGGGGGGSFVTLMDDSPLIIAGGGGGGGTARDNFKDGDPGQATRNGSQCGGTQGGGGQVCNAQTGKRDPNFFAGGGAGVLGNGDSGLPIGEAPLSFRNGGTGGKCLEADGGFGWGSFAYILGGGGGGYSGGGVFGTFSEGTAGGGGSYNGGKNQRNEAGANKGGGKLIITLLNT from the exons ATGCTCGTCGCTTCAGCAGACTTTTTCAAATCGGAAAAAGGGAAG GTAACGACCAACGAAAATTCACGGAAAAGAATTCAGAGGATTTATGAAAAGCAAAAT GTTCGAATTTGTCCCAAGGGAGAAAAAATtggttcgagttatcgggagttTCGACAAATCGGGGGTGAAATTATAGAGCTCGA GTTTTTGTGGATCAGCGGACTGCTTTTTCTCTTCACCCCTGTTAGGCTTCTGCAGTGGAGTGAAACAGCGACAAGTCGATCGTCCACCTTTAGCATAACAGAGAATCATGTGCTCAAAGGCTGCGTTATTCAAAGGCAGCAGAGTTATGACTTCCTTTCATGCGCTCATTTGTGCTTGACGCGATCGGGTTGCGCTTCAGTCAATTACAAAAACGTCAGAAACGGAATTTGTGAGTTAAATCGCCATGGGTCTTCAATATGCGTGACAAATGCTTTGATTCCTCAGCCAGGCTATTTGTTCGGACTGTTGGTAA ACTCTTTAAAAATGCTTCCTTCACAGATCGTTCCAGAACTTAAATACATTTTTACGCCCCTTGGTGCTAGAGGAAAAACCGGACCGACAAGCACAGCCGCATACGAAGGAACCTCATCGGAAAGTCAAGTCATTTTGGACAAGGGAATTCAAATATGGACTGTTCCCGTGACAGGAACTTACGTCATTGAAGCCTCTGGCGCTTCTGGTGCCAACGGCACTCGTGTCGCTTATCTATTGCTTTGGAAACTAGGTGGTTTAGGAGCAAAGATAACAGGGACTTTTCCGCTTGTTCGAGGAACTCAATTAAAAGTCTTAGTGGGTCAAGAGGGTGGTACAATTGCCCATTTAGCTGATCGGCCAGGTGGAGGGGGTGGCGGGAGTTTTGTCACTCTTATGGATGACTCTCCACTTATCATTGCTGGTGGGGGAGGTGGTGGAGGAACAGCACGTGACAATTTCAAAGACGGAGACCCAGGTCAGGCAACAAGAAACGGGTCTCAGTGTGGTGGGACACAGGGGGGTGGGGGTCAAGTCTGTAATGCTCAAACGGGTAAAAGAGACCCCAATTTTTTTGCTGGAGGGGGAGCAGGGGTGTTAGGAAACGGTGATTCAGGGTTGCCAATTGGGGAAGCACCCTTGAGTTTTAGGAACGGTGGAACGGGAGGAAAATGTCTGGAAGCTGACGGAGGCTTTGGTTGGGGATCATTCGCTTATATACTcgggggagggggtggtgggTACTCAGGTGGGGGAGTATTCGGCACTTTCAGTGAAGGTACCGC
- the LOC138044398 gene encoding uncharacterized protein codes for MSDAESDGAVADGGATPPVQMDSLTGGPSESCSSTTPSTGSKAVINKVPSGKALPKSCSTKRTKLERSLELLCDKMITSAASEMDRFFKIEEERHKREMALQLEQTKIEAERRREERQHELAVLQLLTRNAYTPSTSMQSSAGSVVYSPTGYDDPGQRDSRLFGWGYGTMGGVVDESARSYSSSESSYTPL; via the exons ATGAGTGATGCTGAAAGTGATGGTGCTGTCGCGGATGGAGGAGCTACCCCTCCTGTACAAATGGATTCACTTACTGGGGGTCCATCCGAATCATGTTCATCCACTACTCCAAGTACAGGTTCGAAGGCAGTCATAAATAAGGTACCCAGTGGGAAAGCACTACCAAAAAGCTGCAGCACCAAAAGGACTAAGTTGGAGAGATCTCTTGAGCTTCTCTGTGACAAGATGATAACCTCGGCAGCTTCAGAAATGGACAG ATTTttcaagattgaagaagaacgGCACAAGCGGGAAATGGCATTACAGTTGGAGCAGACAAAGATAGAGGCCGAGAGGCGACGAGAGGAAAGGCAACACGAGTTAGCGGTTCTTCAACTCTTAACACGCAATGCATATACGCCTTCGACAAGCATGCAGTCATCAGCTGGATCTGTGGTATACAGTCCAACTGGGTATGATGATCCAGGCCAACGTGATAGCAGATTGTTTGGATGGGGCTATGGGACCATGGGTGGAGTAGTAGACGAAAGTGCGCGTTCATATTCGTCATCAGAGTCCAGCTACACACCGTTGTAA
- the LOC138044649 gene encoding leukocyte tyrosine kinase receptor-like: MYCQQQLQKNNNIRELLFCNPKQSLFLWISGLLFLFTPVRLLQWSETATSRSSTFSITENHVLKGYVIQRQQSYDFLSCAHLCLTRSGCASVNYENVRNGICELNGHGSSICVTNALIPQPGYLFGLLLPSQIVPGGKYIFTTLGARGRTGPTSTAGYKGTSLESQVILDKGIQIWTVPVTGTYVIEASGASGANGTCAASLLWKLGGLGAKITGTFPLVRGTQLKVLVGQEGGTIAHLADRPGGGGGGSFVTLMDDSPLIIAGGGGGGGTARDNFKDGDPGQATRNGSQCGGTQGGGGQVCNAQTGKRDPSFFAGGGARVLGNGESGLPIGKAPLSFRKGGTGVC, from the exons ATGTATTGCCAGCAACAGCTTCAGAAAAACAATAATATAAGGGAACTTTTGTTCTGTAATCCGAAGCAGTCATT GTTTTTGTGGATCAGCGGACTGCTTTTTCTCTTCACCCCTGTTAGGCTTCTGCAGTGGAGTGAAACAGCGACAAGTCGATCGTCCACCTTTAGCATCACAGAGAATCACGTGCTCAAAGGCTACGTTATTCAAAGGCAGCAGAGTTATGACTTCCTTTCATGCGCTCATTTGTGCTTGACGCGATCGGGTTGCGCTTCAGTCAATTACGAAAACGTCAGAAACGGAATTTGTGAGTTGAATGGCCATGGGTCTTCAATATGCGTGACAAATGCTTTGATTCCTCAGCCAGGCTATTTGTTCGGACTGTTG CTTCCTTCACAGATCGTTCCAGGAGGTAAATACATTTTTACGACCCTCGGTGCTAGAGGAAGAACCGGACCGACAAGCACAGCCGGATACAAAGGAACCTCATTGGAAAGTCAAGTCATTTTAGACAAAGGAATTCAAATATGGACTGTTCCCGTGACAGGAACTTACGTCATTGAGGCCTCTGGCGCTTCCGGTGCCAACGGCACTTGTGCCGCTTCTCTGCTGTGGAAACTAGGTGGTTTAGGAGCAAAGATAACAGGGACTTTTCCGCTTGTTCGAGGAACTCAATTAAAAGTCTTAGTGGGTCAAGAGGGTGGTACAATTGCCCATTTAGCTGATCGGCCAGGTGGAGGGGGTGGCGGGAGTTTTGTCACTCTTATGGATGACTCTCCACTTATCATTGCTGGTGGGGGAGGTGGTGGAGGAACAGCACGTGACAATTTCAAAGACGGAGACCCAGGTCAGGCAACAAGAAACGGGTCTCAGTGTGGTGGGACACAGGGGGGTGGGGGTCAAGTCTGCAATGCTCAAACGGGTAAAAGAGACCCCAGTTTTTTTGCTGGAGGGGGAGCGAGGGTGTTAGGAAACGGTGAGTCAGGGTTGCCAATTGGGAAAGCACCCTTGAGTTTTAGGAAGGGAGGAACGggagtgtgttaa